The proteins below come from a single Aptenodytes patagonicus chromosome 2, bAptPat1.pri.cur, whole genome shotgun sequence genomic window:
- the PLAG1 gene encoding zinc finger protein PLAG1 isoform X1, giving the protein MATVIPGDLSEVRDTQKVPSGKRKRGETKPRKNFPCQLCDKAFNSVEKLKVHSYSHTGERPYKCTQQDCTKAFVSKYKLLRHMATHSPEKTHKCNYCEKMFHRKDHLKNHLHTHNPNKEAFKCEECGKNYNTKLGFKRHLALHAATSGDLTCKVCLQTFESTGVLLEHLKTHAGKSSGGVKEKKHQCEHCDRRFYTRKDVRRHMVVHTGRKDFLCQYCAQRFGRKDHLTRHMKKSHNQELLKVKTEPMDLLDPFTCNVSVPIKDELLPVMSLPSSELTSKPFTNTLQLNLYNTQIQSMQSSASAHQMVATSLPLGMPCPIDMESVHPSHQLSLKYPLGTTSYAISMPEKEQPLKGEIESYLMELQSGMPSSSQDSQASSSKLGLDPQVGPLDDGSGEVSLSKGSVPISEPLNTPSLDFSQLFNFIPVNGPPYNPSVSVGNLGMSYTQEEAHSSMTQLPPQTQDPQDPSNSIGLGSLHSLSAAFTSSLSTTTTLPRFHQAFQ; this is encoded by the exons ATGGCCACTGTCATTCCTGGTGATTTGTCAGAAGTAAGAGATACCCAGAAAGTCCCTTCAGGGAAACGTAAGCGTGGTGaaaccaaaccaagaaaaaactTTCCTTGCCAACTGTGTGACAAGGCCTTTAACAGTGTTGAGAAATTAAAGGTTCACTCATACTCTCACACAGGAGAGAGGCCCTACAAGTGCACACAACAAGACTGCACCAAGGCCTTTGTTTCTAAGTACAAATTACTAAG GCATATGGCTACTCATTCTCCTGAGAAAACCCACAAGTGTAATTATTGTGAGAAAATGTTTCACCGAAAAGATCACCTAAAGAATCACCTACATACACACAATCCCAACAAAGAGGCCTTTAAGTGTGAAGAATGTGGAAAGAACTACAATACCAAGCTTGGGTTCAAACGTCACCTGGCTTTGCATGCTGCAACAAGCGGTGACCTCACCTGTAAGGTATGTTTGCAGACTTTTGAAAGCACAGGAGTGCTGCTGGAGCACCTAAAAACTCACGCAGGCAAGTCATCGGGTggagtgaaggagaaaaaacaccaGTGTGAACACTGTGATCGTCGGTTCTATACCCGAAAGGATGTCCGTAGACACATGGTAGTGCACACTGGAAGAAAGGACTTCCTCTGTCAGTACTGTGCACAGAGATTTGGGCGGAAGGATCACCTCACGCGCCACATGAAGAAAAGTCACAACCAAGAACTTTTGAAGGTCAAAACAGAGCCAATGGACCTTCTAGATCCCTTTACCTGCAATGTTTCTGTGCCTATTAAGGATGAGCTGCTTCCAGTGATGTCTTTACCTTCCAGTGAACTGACATCAAAGCCATTTACAAACACTTTGCAATTAAATCTCTACAACACTCAGATTCAGTCCATGCAGAGTTCTGCATCTGCACACCAAATGGTTGCCACATCGTTACCATTGGGAATGCCTTGTCCAATAGATATGGAGTCTGTCCACCCTTCTCACCAGCTATCGTTGAAATATCCGCTCGGTACTACCTCATACGCAATTTCTATGCCTGAAAAAGAACAGCCATTGAAAGGGGAAATCGAAAGTTACTTAATGGAGTTGCAAAGTGGTATGCCTTCTTCATCCCAGGATTCTCAAGCATCTTCATCAAAACTAGGGCTGGATCCACAAGTAGGGCCACTAGATGATGGGTCTGGGGAGGTTTCCCTTTCCAAGGGCTCTGTTCCTATTAGCGAACCTCTAAACACCCCATCATTGGACTTTTCTCAGCTGTTCAACTTCATACCTGTAAATGGCCCTCCCTATAATCCTTCTGTTTCAGTGGGAAACCTCGGAATGAGTTATACGCAAGAGGAGGCACATTCTTCTATGACTCAACTTCCACCACAAACCCAGGATCCACAAGATCCTAGCAATAGTATAGGTCTTGGGTCTCTGCACTCGTTGTCAGCAGCTTTCACGAGCAGTCTAAGCACAACCACCACCCTACCACGATTTCATCAAGCTTTCCAATAG
- the PLAG1 gene encoding zinc finger protein PLAG1 isoform X2, whose amino-acid sequence MATHSPEKTHKCNYCEKMFHRKDHLKNHLHTHNPNKEAFKCEECGKNYNTKLGFKRHLALHAATSGDLTCKVCLQTFESTGVLLEHLKTHAGKSSGGVKEKKHQCEHCDRRFYTRKDVRRHMVVHTGRKDFLCQYCAQRFGRKDHLTRHMKKSHNQELLKVKTEPMDLLDPFTCNVSVPIKDELLPVMSLPSSELTSKPFTNTLQLNLYNTQIQSMQSSASAHQMVATSLPLGMPCPIDMESVHPSHQLSLKYPLGTTSYAISMPEKEQPLKGEIESYLMELQSGMPSSSQDSQASSSKLGLDPQVGPLDDGSGEVSLSKGSVPISEPLNTPSLDFSQLFNFIPVNGPPYNPSVSVGNLGMSYTQEEAHSSMTQLPPQTQDPQDPSNSIGLGSLHSLSAAFTSSLSTTTTLPRFHQAFQ is encoded by the coding sequence ATGGCTACTCATTCTCCTGAGAAAACCCACAAGTGTAATTATTGTGAGAAAATGTTTCACCGAAAAGATCACCTAAAGAATCACCTACATACACACAATCCCAACAAAGAGGCCTTTAAGTGTGAAGAATGTGGAAAGAACTACAATACCAAGCTTGGGTTCAAACGTCACCTGGCTTTGCATGCTGCAACAAGCGGTGACCTCACCTGTAAGGTATGTTTGCAGACTTTTGAAAGCACAGGAGTGCTGCTGGAGCACCTAAAAACTCACGCAGGCAAGTCATCGGGTggagtgaaggagaaaaaacaccaGTGTGAACACTGTGATCGTCGGTTCTATACCCGAAAGGATGTCCGTAGACACATGGTAGTGCACACTGGAAGAAAGGACTTCCTCTGTCAGTACTGTGCACAGAGATTTGGGCGGAAGGATCACCTCACGCGCCACATGAAGAAAAGTCACAACCAAGAACTTTTGAAGGTCAAAACAGAGCCAATGGACCTTCTAGATCCCTTTACCTGCAATGTTTCTGTGCCTATTAAGGATGAGCTGCTTCCAGTGATGTCTTTACCTTCCAGTGAACTGACATCAAAGCCATTTACAAACACTTTGCAATTAAATCTCTACAACACTCAGATTCAGTCCATGCAGAGTTCTGCATCTGCACACCAAATGGTTGCCACATCGTTACCATTGGGAATGCCTTGTCCAATAGATATGGAGTCTGTCCACCCTTCTCACCAGCTATCGTTGAAATATCCGCTCGGTACTACCTCATACGCAATTTCTATGCCTGAAAAAGAACAGCCATTGAAAGGGGAAATCGAAAGTTACTTAATGGAGTTGCAAAGTGGTATGCCTTCTTCATCCCAGGATTCTCAAGCATCTTCATCAAAACTAGGGCTGGATCCACAAGTAGGGCCACTAGATGATGGGTCTGGGGAGGTTTCCCTTTCCAAGGGCTCTGTTCCTATTAGCGAACCTCTAAACACCCCATCATTGGACTTTTCTCAGCTGTTCAACTTCATACCTGTAAATGGCCCTCCCTATAATCCTTCTGTTTCAGTGGGAAACCTCGGAATGAGTTATACGCAAGAGGAGGCACATTCTTCTATGACTCAACTTCCACCACAAACCCAGGATCCACAAGATCCTAGCAATAGTATAGGTCTTGGGTCTCTGCACTCGTTGTCAGCAGCTTTCACGAGCAGTCTAAGCACAACCACCACCCTACCACGATTTCATCAAGCTTTCCAATAG
- the MOS gene encoding proto-oncogene serine/threonine-protein kinase mos: MPSPIPLNCFLPLEFSPSADLRPCSSPLVIPGKDSKNFLGETPSVRTRRLPPRLAWCSIDWDQLCLLQPLGSGGFGSVYKATYRGATVAVKQVKKSSKNRLASRQSFWSELNVARLQHDNVVRVVAASTCAPAGQNSLGTIIMEYVGNITLHHVIYGTGDAWRQGEDDEGGCGRKAPSMEETVCYSCDIMTGLAFLHSQGIVHLDLKPANIFITEQGVCKIGDFGCSQKLEEGLSQSPHVCQQGGTYTHRAPELLKGERVTTKADIYSFAITLWQIVMREQPYLGERQYVLYAVVAYNLRPSLAAAVFYESPVGQRLQSIISCCWKANVEERLSAAQLLPSLRALKGSL, encoded by the coding sequence ATGCCATCACCCATTCCTCttaactgttttcttcccttggaGTTTTCCCCATCTGCGGATTTGCgaccctgcagcagccccttagTTATCCCTGGCAAAGACAGCAAAAACTTCTTGGGGGAAACTCCTTCAGTCAGGACTCGCCGCTTGCCTCCACGCCTGGCCTGGTGCTCCATTGATTGGGatcagctctgcctcctgcagcccctaGGCTCTGGGGGCTTCGGTTCTGTCTACAAAGCCACCTACCGTGGTGCAACTGTGGCCGTGAAGCAGGTGAAGAAGAGCAGCAAAAACCGGCTGGCATCACGACAGAGCTTTTGGTCTGAGCTGAACGTAGCCCGGCTACAGCACGATAATGTGGTACGTGTGGTGGCTGCCAGCACGtgtgccccggccggccagaacAGCCTGGGCACCATCATTATGGAGTATGTGGGCAACATCACCCTGCACCATGTAATTTATGGCACTGGGGATGCGTGGAGACAGGGTGAGGATGATGAAGGAGGATGTGGAAGGAAGGCCCCGAGCATGGAGGAGACTGTGTGCTATTCTTGCGACATTATGACTGGCTTAGCCTTTCTTCACTCACAGGGCATTGTGCACTTGGACCTGAAGCCTGCAAACATCTTCATCACTGAGCAGGGAGTGTGCAAGATTGGAGACTTTGGGTGCTCCCAGAAACTGGAGGAGGGCTTGTCCCAGAGTCCCCATGTTTGCCAGCAAGGGGGCACGTACACACACCGTGCCCCTGAGCTCCTCAAGGGGGAGAGGGTCACTACCAAAGCAGACATCTACTCATTTGCTATCACCCTCTGGCAAATCGTCATGCGAGAGCAGCCCTACCTGGGTGAGCGGCAGTATGTGCTCTATGCTGTGGTAGCCTATAACTTACGCCCTtcgctggctgctgctgttttctacGAGTCACCAGTGGGCCAGAGACTCCAGAGCATTATTAGCTGCTGctggaaggctaatgtggaggaGCGCCTGAGCGCAGCCCAGTTGCTTCCCAGCCTCAGGGCCCTCAAGGGGAGCCTCTAG
- the RPS20 gene encoding small ribosomal subunit protein uS10, whose product MAFKDTGKAPVEQEVAIHRIRITLTSRNVKSLEKVCADLIRGAKEKNLKVKGPVRMPTKTLRITTRKTPCGEGSKTWDRFQMRIHKRLIDLHSPSEIVKQITSISIEPGVEVEVTIADA is encoded by the exons ATG GCGTTTAAAGATACTGGCAAAGCACCTGTGGAACAAGAGGTAGCAATTCATCGCATTAGAATTACTTTGACAAGTCGCAATGTAAAATCACTTGAGAAGG tctgtgctgACTTGATCAGAGGCgctaaggaaaaaaacctaaaggtGAAAGGACCTGTTCGCATGCCCACCAAG ACTCTGCGAATCACTACCAGGAAGACGCCTTGTGGTGAAGGTTCCAAGACCTGGGATCGTTTCCAAATGCGTATCCATAAGCGGCTCATTGACTTACACAGCCCTTCTGAGATTGTGAAGCAGATCACTTCCATCAGCATTGAACCAGGTGTAGAAGTTGAAGTTACTATTGCCGATGCCTAA